A single genomic interval of Antechinus flavipes isolate AdamAnt ecotype Samford, QLD, Australia chromosome 1, AdamAnt_v2, whole genome shotgun sequence harbors:
- the LOC127545982 gene encoding zinc finger protein 665-like, whose amino-acid sequence MENYNNLAFLGLSVSKPDVIFHLEHGEVPCVLKNKASRNICPNKDIEPEARESDSKRECSLDKSSQKTKIERTTEHNSLNPEMGNEIFKSHDSQGRQQDPQETRLKQVTIGHENTSNKARDSEINHFGRCFILKSTLTTQQRVNSFSNYDMHGKNFKDNSKLNKYQRIYIGKYRLKYKEFGNAFSQISQLNVYHANDSGEKYQYNECGKTNDKQANLTEHQQIHSGEKPHKCNECGKAFSQIFQLNLHHTIHSGEKIHKCNECGKINDKQANLTEHQQIHSGKKLHKCNECGKAFSQISQLNLHHTFHSGEKIHKCNECGNAYDKQTDLIEHQQIHSGVKLYKCNECGKAFSHISQLNLHHAIHSGEKFHKCNECGKTYDKQANLIEHQRIHSGEKPYKCNECGKAFTQLAHLTQHQFTHSGDKLFKCYECGNAFIQSSQLNIHQIIHFGKKFYTCNDCGKIFTLRTNLSQHLKTHSGEKAYKCNECGKAFSLKTNLARHQKIHSVEKFYKCNDCGKVFAMKTQLSQHQVSHLGEKFFKLNGCRKIISEKSNLQHEKIHSGEKSHKCNDCGRLFTRQAYLTEHQRIHSGEKPYTCHDCGKVFTHRANLTQHQKVHSGEKPYICNVCGKAFNLKTNLSRHQKIHSVEKSYKCSDCEQVFTKRTSLTKHQRMHSREKSYKCVECGKVFSGRTHLTQHQCDGTKPFKCKECGKSFAQQKRLIRHERIHSEKKSCKYNEYDKVFSPGTGLIQRQRIHSGEKSYKCVDCGKAFSRKTQLIQHQLNYNGVKLL is encoded by the exons ATGGAAAACTATAATAACTTGGCCTTTCTTG gACTTTCTGTTTCTAAACCTGATGTGATCTTCCATTTGGAGCATGGAGAAGTGCCATGTGTGTTAAAGAACAAAGCCTCAAGAAACATCTGTCCAA acAAGGACATCGAACCTGAAGCCAGAGAGTCAGATTCAAAGAGGGAATGTTCTTTGGATAAATCATCCcagaagacaaaaatagaaagaactaCAGAGCACAATTCCTTGAATCCTGAAATGGGCAATGAAATTTTCAAAAGTCATGACTCACAAGGAAGGCAGCAGGACCCCCAGGAAACACGTTTGAAACAAGTAACAATTGGACATGAAAACACTTCAAATAAAGCAAGAGACTCTGAAATTAATCACTTTGGGAGATGCTTTATTCTAAAGTCAACCCTAACTACACAACAGAGAGTAAATAGTTTTAGTAACTATGATATGCATGGGAAGAACTTCAAAGATAattcaaaactaaataaatatcaaagaatCTACATAGGGAAGTATAGATTGAAGTATAAGGAATTTGGAAACGCCTTCAGCCAAATTTCACAGCTTAATGTGTATCATGCCAATGATTCTGGAGAGAAATATCAGtataatgaatgtgggaaaaccaaTGATAAACAAGCAAACCTTACTGAACATCAGCAaattcattctggagagaaacctcataaatgtaatgaatgtgggaaggccttcagcCAGATTTTCCAACTTAATCTTCATCATACtattcattctggagagaaaatccataaatgtaatgaatgtgggaaaatcAATGATAAACAGGCCAACCTTACTGAACATCAGCAAATTCATTCTGGAAAGAAACttcataaatgtaatgaatgtgggaaggcctttagCCAGATTTCACAACTTAATCTTCATCATACTTTTCATTCTGGTGAGAAAATCCAtaagtgtaatgaatgtgggaatgCCTATGACAAACAGACAGACCTTATAGAACATCAGCAAATTCATTCTGGAGTGAaactttataaatgtaatgaatgtgggaaggctttcAGCCATATTTCACAGCTTAATCTTCATCATGCtattcattctggagagaaattccataagtgtaatgaatgtgggaaaacttatGACAAACAGGCAAACCTTATTGAACATCAGCGaattcattctggagagaaaccttataaatgtaatgaatgtggcaaAGCCTTCACCCAATTGGCACAccttactcagcatcagtttaccCATAGTGGAGATAAGTTGTTTAAGTGTTATGAATGTGGAAATGCCTTCATCCAGAGTTCACAACTTAATATTcatcaaataattcattttggaaagaaattctATACCTGTAATGATTGTGGAAAAATCTTTACCTTGAGAACAAATCTTTCTCAGCATCTAAAAACTCATTCTGGAGAGAAagcctataaatgtaatgaatgtgggaaagccttttcTCTAAAAACAAACCTTGCTAGGCATCAGAAAATTCATTCTGTAGAGAAATTCTATAAGTGCAATGATTGTGGGAAGGTCTTTGCTATGAAGACACAACTTTCTCAACATCAAGTAAGTCATCTTGGAGAAAAATTCTTTAAACTTAATGGTTGTAGGAAAATTATCTCTGAGAAGTCAAACCTTCAACATGAAAAaattcattctggagagaaatcccATAAATGTAATGATTGTGGAAGACTCTTCACACGACAGGCCTATCTgactgaacatcagagaattcattctggagagaaaccctatacATGTCATGATTGTGGAAAAGTCTTTACTCATAGGGCGAACCTTACTCAACATCAGAAAgttcattctggagagaaaccttatataTGTAATGTCTGTGgtaaagcttttaatttaaagACAAACCTTTCTCGGCATCAGAAAATTCATTCTGTAGAGAAGTCTTATAAATGTAGTGATTGTGAGCAAGTCTTTACTAAAAGGACAAGCCTTACTAAACATCAGAGAATGCATTCCAGAGAGAAATCCTATAAATGTGTTGAATGTGGAAAAGTTTTTAGTGGAAGGACAcacttaactcagcatcagtgTGATGGAACAAAACCATTTAAGTGTAAGGAATGTGGAAAATCATTTGCCCAGCAGAAGAGACTTATCAGGCATGAGAGAATTCATTCTGAAAAGAAATCTTgtaaatataatgaatatgacAAAGTCTTCTCCCCAGGAACAGGCCTTATTCAACGTCAAAGaattcattctggagagaaatcctATAAATGTGTTGATTGTGGGAAAGCTTTCAGCCGGAAAACACAGCTTATTCAACATCAACTTAATTATAATGGAGTGAAATTACTTTAA
- the LOC127545992 gene encoding zinc finger protein 483-like translates to MCIDDQPKSEENLLSSEKMDLKSMVSILDGKMPALNNKIIMSLSSQHEQNRNVSREQITTLQREKTNSEAFRQNFRGFSYPEKAGPREAVNQLQELCLQWLKPEIHTKDQILELLVLEQFLTILPSEIRIWVKSQHPENIEEAVTLAEDLTQMLEEEALISQDSFLQEKVDDGTEKARLSSVFPVARFQGKKEKGKGKKIGN, encoded by the exons ATGTGTATAGATGATCAGCCTAAATCTGAAGAGAACTTGCTTTCAAGTGAGAAGATGGATTTGAAGTCCATGGTGTCAATCCTAGATGGAAAGATGCCAGCTCTGAATAACAAAATCATCATGTCTCTGAGCTCTCaacatgaacaaaatagaaatgtTTCCAGGGAACAGATAACCAccttacaaagagaaaaaactaacTCTGAAGCATTTCGCCAGAATTTCAGAGGTttttcatatccagagaaagctGGACCCCGTGAAGCTGTGAACCAACTCCAGGAACTCTGCCTGCAGTGGCTAAAGCCAGAAATTCACACAAAGGATCAGATCCTGGAGCTGCTGGTGCTGGAGCAATTCCTGACTATCTTGCCCAGTGAGATCAGAATTTGGGTGAAGTCCCAGCATCCAGAGAACATTGAGGAGGCAGTCACTTTGGCAGAAGATTTGACTCAAATGCTTGAGGAGGAAG CTTTGATTTCTCAGGATTCTTTTCTCCAAGAGAAAGTAGATGATGGCACAGAGAAAGCAAGATTATCTTCTGTATTTCCTGTAGCCAGATTTCAG ggcaaaaaagaaaaaggaaaaggaaaaaaaattggaaattga